A single window of Liolophura sinensis isolate JHLJ2023 chromosome 6, CUHK_Ljap_v2, whole genome shotgun sequence DNA harbors:
- the LOC135469379 gene encoding sodium/potassium/calcium exchanger 4-like yields MIWGHYHHLLTSIRHLNAAEICTEPGYHQFPTDAFTTEERAHGAILLHFVMVVYMFVALAIVCDDYFVTSLDKICEKLGFSEDVAGATFMAAGSSAPELFTSIIGVFITKGDVGVGTIVGSAVFNILFVIGICGILVGKAIPLSWFPLCRDSIFYSLSVITLILVVYDSVVTWYESLAMLLLYMFYIVIMRFNPSIRCWVMAKVQKLKDPAEFLEINGTIMQNFSVKRFQGDYEVFNDDDDEVFATPQPQPQSQPQSQPIDIPRVDEYAANNRIKILCKKACFRFMMKRSFPGRTRFQAAARLIISYRRLLLKEQAQMRRQQFKAAGQRASTVSYTKSVRNWFSMTYEGENYDAWIHIPNPRESYLGFAKWALTYPLRGLMYVTVPDCRKKKWERWFMVTFFMSIFWIAVFSYVMVWMVTLIGYTFNIADSVMGITFLAAGTSIPDAMASVFVAKQGMGDMAVSNSIGSNVFDILLGLSLPWFLKTGIFNAGTTVQINSNGMFYSIILLFLTVIITLAAIHCSGWILNRCVGIVCMIVYGVYLVFSVMIECNVFGYVNPPMCKE; encoded by the exons ATGATATGGGGCCACTATCATCACCTCCTTACATCTATTAGACATTTAAATGCGGCAGAAATTTGCACAGAACCAG GTTACCACCAGTTCCCAACGGATGCCTTTACCACAGAGGAGAGGGCCCATGGCGCCATACTACTACACTTCGTCATGGTCGTCTATATGTTTGTCGCACTTGCCATAGTTTGTGATGATTACTTTGTCACGTCACTAGATAAGATATGTGAG AAACTAGGATTTAGCGAAGACGTTGCCGGGGCAACCTTCATGGCAGCGGGAAGTTCAGCTCCAGAGTTATTTACATCAATAATAG GTGTTTTCATTACAAAGGGAGACGTTGGTGTCGGAACGATTGTTGGCTCGGCAGTATTCAACATCCTCTTCGTCATAGGAATTTGCGGGATTCTCGTGGGAAAG GCAATTCCTCTCTCGTGGTTTCCATTGTGTCGAGACTCCATCTTTTATTCCCTGTCCGTCATTACCTTGATCCTA GTAGTTTATGACAGCGTGGTCACGTGGTACGAGTCCTtggcaatgttgttgttgtatatgtTCTACATTGTCATAATGCG GTTCAACCCAAGTATCCGCTGCTGGGTCATGGCAAAAGTTCAAAAACTCAAAGATCCGGCCGAGTTCCTAGAGATAAATGGAACCATTATGCAAAACTTTAGCGTCAAAAGATTTCAAGGAGACTACG AGGTATTTAATGACGATGATGACGAAGTATTTGCTACACCACAGCCCCAACCCCAGTCCCAACCACAGTCCCAGCCTATAGATATACCACGCGTGGACGAGTACGCAGCCAACAATCGCATTAA GATTCTATGCAAGAAGGCCTGTTTCCGGTTTATGATGAAGAGAAGTTTCCCAGGACGGACTCGGTTCCAAGCCGCAGCCAGGCTCATTATTTCATAT CGGCGGTTGCTGCTGAAGGAACAGGCCCAGATGAGGCGGCAACAGTTCAAAGCGGCTGGACAGAGAGCCAGCACTGTCTCCTACACCAAGTCCGTTCGAAACTG GTTTTCAATGACTTACGAAGGAGAAAACTACGACGCCTGGATACATATACCCAACCCTA GAGAAAGTTACTTAGGTTTCGCTAAGTGGGCACTGACGTATCCGTTAAGAGGGCTGATGTATGTGACCGTTCCGGACTGTAGGAAGAAAAA GTGGGAAAGATGGTTCATGGTTACCTTCTTCATGTCCATATTCTGGATAGCTGTTTTCTCTTACGTTATGGTTTGGATG GTCACTCTAATTGGGTACACGTTCAACATCGCCGACAGCGTGATGGGTATAACCTTCCTGGCTGCCGGTACCAGCATACCTGACGCCATGGCCAGTGTGTTCGTGGCGAAGCAAG GTATGGGCGATATGGCTGTGTCCAACTCAATTGGCAGTAACGTTTTTGACATTCTCCTTGGACTTTCATTACCATGGTTTCTGAAAACAGGAATCTTCAACGCTGGCACAACG GTGCAAATCAACAGCAACGGTATGTTCTACTCCATCATCCTACTGTTTCTCACCGTCATCATCACG